Proteins co-encoded in one Spirosoma endbachense genomic window:
- the era gene encoding GTPase Era gives MTTELIETFPADHKAGFVSIVGKPNVGKSTLMNQLVGERLSIITSKAQTTRHRIMGILNGTHNGQEFQLVYSDTPGIIKPLYKLHESMMSFVRGSLEDADVVLFVTDIFEQHDENDVIERLQKSEVPILLLINKIDQATQAQVDEKIAYWQEHFKAQEIIPISALNNFNIDRVFEGIISRLPQHPPYFPKDELTDKPERFFASEIIREKIFLNYKKEVPYSSEVVIIGFKEKEDIIVVQAEILVERATQRAILLGEGGKMIKKTGIMAREELERFFGKKVFLEQFVKVEPDWRQKDRMLKRLGYDE, from the coding sequence ATGACTACAGAATTAATTGAAACATTTCCGGCCGATCATAAGGCCGGCTTCGTCAGTATCGTTGGCAAGCCCAACGTCGGTAAATCTACCCTGATGAACCAGCTCGTCGGTGAGCGGTTGTCGATCATCACCTCCAAAGCCCAGACCACTCGTCACCGCATTATGGGCATCCTGAACGGAACGCACAATGGTCAGGAATTCCAGCTCGTTTATTCAGATACACCAGGCATCATTAAGCCGCTCTATAAGCTCCATGAATCCATGATGAGCTTTGTGCGCGGTTCACTTGAAGACGCCGATGTGGTGTTGTTCGTAACGGATATTTTTGAGCAACACGATGAAAACGATGTTATTGAACGATTGCAGAAATCAGAAGTCCCTATCTTGCTTCTGATCAATAAAATCGATCAGGCAACTCAGGCTCAGGTCGATGAGAAAATAGCCTATTGGCAGGAGCACTTCAAAGCACAGGAAATTATTCCTATATCGGCCCTCAATAACTTTAATATTGATCGTGTCTTTGAGGGAATTATCAGCCGTCTGCCACAACATCCGCCTTACTTTCCTAAAGATGAGCTGACCGATAAACCCGAACGGTTCTTTGCATCGGAGATTATTCGCGAAAAGATTTTCCTGAATTACAAGAAAGAAGTCCCTTACAGCAGTGAGGTGGTGATTATTGGCTTCAAGGAGAAAGAAGATATCATTGTTGTTCAGGCAGAAATTCTGGTTGAACGGGCCACGCAACGGGCGATTCTGCTTGGCGAAGGTGGTAAGATGATTAAGAAAACGGGCATTATGGCTCGCGAAGAGCTCGAGCGTTTTTTCGGCAAAAAAGTATTTCTGGAACAATTCGTAAAAGTAGAACCCGACTGGCGTCAAAAAGACCGGATGCTCAAACGCTTGGGATACGACGAATAA
- the der gene encoding ribosome biogenesis GTPase Der: MANIVAIVGRPNVGKSTLFNRLTEQRQAIMDNQSGVTRDRHYGTAEWNNKYFTVIDTGGYVVGSEDIFEESIREQVEIAIQESTVLLFVVDTQTGITGLDEDFANVLRRSKKPVYIVANKAETADRAHSATEFYGLGLGEPYPISSMTGTGTGDLLDEVIKHFPTEGVADPDAGIPRIAILGRPNVGKSSFLNVLTGQDRSIVTDIAGTTRDAINTRYKAYGKDFILTDTAGIRRKARIQDNIEFYSTLRALKAMEDSDVCVIMLDATRGLEAQDLNIIGQAVKAKKGIVIMVNKWDAVEKDHRTADVLRKEMIQRMMPIDYLPIIFASVHEKQRIFQVMEKAMEVYENKSKKIATSKLNDALQPEIEAYPPPSLKGKMIKIKYMLQVPTPSPTFVFFCNLPQYVQESYQRFLENKIRAHFDFTGVPITLFFRQK, encoded by the coding sequence ATGGCAAATATTGTTGCAATCGTTGGCCGCCCAAATGTGGGCAAGTCCACGCTGTTTAACCGCCTGACGGAACAACGGCAGGCCATCATGGATAATCAAAGTGGTGTTACCCGCGACCGTCATTATGGTACGGCCGAGTGGAATAATAAATACTTTACAGTCATTGACACAGGTGGCTATGTTGTTGGATCAGAAGATATATTTGAAGAATCGATCCGAGAACAGGTTGAAATAGCCATTCAGGAATCAACCGTACTGTTGTTTGTTGTTGATACACAAACCGGTATTACGGGGCTTGATGAAGATTTTGCCAATGTGCTGCGTCGTTCTAAAAAACCAGTTTACATCGTTGCCAACAAGGCAGAAACGGCCGATAGGGCGCATAGTGCAACAGAATTTTATGGTCTTGGTCTGGGCGAACCGTATCCGATTTCATCGATGACTGGTACCGGAACGGGCGATCTTCTGGATGAAGTAATCAAACATTTTCCGACAGAAGGGGTGGCCGATCCGGATGCTGGCATTCCGCGTATTGCCATTCTGGGTCGCCCGAATGTTGGTAAATCATCGTTTCTAAACGTTCTCACGGGTCAGGATCGTAGTATAGTAACCGACATTGCCGGTACAACCCGCGACGCTATCAATACTCGTTATAAAGCATACGGAAAAGATTTTATTCTGACCGATACGGCTGGTATTCGACGGAAAGCTCGTATTCAGGACAACATCGAGTTTTATTCGACACTTCGGGCGCTAAAGGCCATGGAAGATTCGGATGTATGTGTCATTATGCTCGACGCCACACGAGGCCTTGAAGCCCAGGATCTGAACATCATAGGGCAGGCTGTAAAGGCTAAAAAGGGTATTGTGATTATGGTGAATAAATGGGATGCCGTCGAGAAAGATCACCGGACGGCCGATGTTCTGCGCAAGGAGATGATTCAGCGGATGATGCCAATCGATTATCTGCCTATCATTTTCGCGTCGGTCCATGAAAAACAGCGTATTTTCCAGGTTATGGAAAAAGCGATGGAGGTCTACGAAAATAAGAGCAAGAAGATCGCTACCTCAAAGTTGAATGATGCGCTGCAACCGGAGATCGAAGCCTATCCGCCCCCATCATTGAAGGGTAAAATGATTAAGATCAAGTACATGCTGCAGGTTCCAACGCCTTCGCCAACGTTCGTGTTCTTCTGTAATTTACCTCAATATGTTCAGGAATCGTATCAGCGCTTTCTGGAGAATAAAATTCGGGCCCACTTCGACTTTACAGGTGTGCCAATCACGCTGTTTTTCCGGCAAAAATAG
- a CDS encoding DMT family transporter has translation MTRTSYWIGALLVFLAAFCFAMKGVLIKLAYQYSIDSISLLTLRMLFALPFYVGIALNLAKKSPPVQLTIRQWIILAMLGITGYYFASFFNFLGLVYITASLERILLFVYPTFVLLMNALGFGRRVTRLQLFALLLTYGGILLAFVGNIETTQQKNVLLGAFWVILSGVVYAIYLVGSDRMIARVGSQRFTCYAMIAATVPTVIHCLIENGLHLGGYPMPVYALGLSMGIFVTVIPTFMIAEGIKRVGSGNASIIASIGPIFTIILATTILHETISMEQIIGTLLVLTGVFLISWRGNRQTTAVSGS, from the coding sequence ATGACCCGCACTAGCTATTGGATTGGGGCTCTTCTTGTTTTTCTGGCAGCTTTTTGCTTTGCTATGAAAGGCGTACTCATTAAACTGGCCTACCAATATTCCATTGATTCTATTTCACTGCTTACACTACGGATGCTCTTTGCGTTACCATTCTATGTGGGTATTGCGCTTAATCTGGCCAAAAAATCTCCGCCAGTTCAACTAACGATCCGTCAGTGGATAATCCTGGCAATGCTCGGGATTACAGGTTATTATTTTGCCAGTTTTTTTAACTTTCTGGGGCTGGTTTATATCACGGCAAGCCTGGAACGAATTCTTCTGTTCGTTTATCCCACCTTCGTTTTACTGATGAATGCCCTGGGATTTGGTCGGCGGGTAACGCGATTGCAACTATTCGCCCTCTTGCTGACCTACGGTGGTATTCTGCTTGCGTTTGTGGGGAATATTGAAACTACTCAGCAAAAAAATGTGCTGCTTGGCGCTTTCTGGGTTATTCTTAGCGGAGTTGTCTATGCCATTTATTTAGTTGGAAGTGACCGGATGATAGCCCGTGTCGGCTCCCAGCGTTTTACCTGCTATGCAATGATAGCAGCTACTGTTCCAACGGTAATTCACTGCCTAATTGAAAATGGGCTGCATTTGGGAGGCTACCCAATGCCTGTTTACGCGCTGGGGCTAAGCATGGGCATTTTCGTAACGGTGATTCCGACGTTTATGATTGCTGAAGGGATTAAACGGGTTGGCTCCGGAAATGCGTCGATTATTGCCAGTATTGGACCAATCTTTACAATTATCCTGGCCACTACGATCCTGCATGAAACCATCAGCATGGAACAAATCATTGGAACCCTTCTCGTGCTGACTGGCGTATTTTTGATTAGCTGGCGTGGTAACCGTCAGACAACAGCCGTTAGTGGCAGTTAG
- a CDS encoding ArsR/SmtB family transcription factor, protein MATETNMDEEKRIDKAAYVLKAVAHPLRIKIIQMLNENKELNVSTIYKNLNAEQSLISHHLINMRDKGILDIRRSGKNIYYFLVDTAVAEIIECIYRSKILN, encoded by the coding sequence ATGGCTACCGAAACTAATATGGACGAGGAAAAAAGAATTGACAAAGCAGCTTATGTGCTTAAGGCCGTGGCTCATCCTTTACGCATAAAAATAATTCAGATGTTGAATGAAAATAAGGAGTTGAATGTGTCAACGATCTATAAGAATCTGAACGCAGAACAATCTCTTATTTCTCATCACCTCATCAATATGCGCGATAAAGGTATACTGGATATTCGACGTAGCGGTAAAAACATTTACTATTTTCTGGTAGATACGGCTGTAGCTGAGATCATTGAATGTATCTACAGAAGTAAAATTCTGAACTAG
- the ruvB gene encoding Holliday junction branch migration DNA helicase RuvB — protein sequence MRNDFLKGTGEGMSATDKEIERALRPLSFDDFTGQAKVLANLEVFVRAAMQRGDALDHVLLHGPPGLGKTTLSHIIANELTANIKMTSGPVLDKPSDLAGLLTNLQPNDVLFIDEIHRLNPIVEEYLYSAMEDYKIDIMLDSGPNARTVQIKLNPFTLIGATTRAGMLTSPLRARFGISCRLEYYDAKLLTSIVQRSSAILSTPIDEQGAYEIARRSRGTPRIANNLLRRTRDFAQVRGNGYINVEIAEIALSALEVDQNGLDDMDNRILTTIIEKFKGGPVGITTIATACGEEAETIEEVYEPFLIQEGFLMRTSRGREATEKAYIHLGIMPHYKTGELFG from the coding sequence ATGCGAAACGACTTTCTGAAAGGAACAGGCGAGGGTATGTCAGCCACCGATAAGGAAATTGAACGGGCACTTCGGCCGCTTTCGTTCGACGACTTTACGGGGCAGGCTAAAGTGTTGGCAAACCTCGAAGTCTTTGTCCGGGCGGCAATGCAGCGGGGTGATGCACTCGACCATGTGTTGCTTCATGGACCTCCGGGTCTGGGCAAAACAACACTGTCGCACATCATTGCCAACGAACTCACTGCCAATATCAAGATGACCTCCGGGCCAGTCCTGGATAAGCCCAGCGATCTGGCAGGTTTGCTGACAAATCTGCAACCAAACGACGTATTGTTCATTGACGAGATCCACCGGCTCAATCCGATTGTAGAAGAATACCTGTACTCGGCAATGGAAGACTATAAGATCGACATCATGCTCGATTCGGGCCCAAATGCCCGAACGGTACAGATCAAACTGAATCCATTTACGCTCATTGGTGCCACAACCCGTGCCGGTATGCTGACATCACCCCTGCGGGCGCGATTTGGTATCAGCTGTCGGCTGGAGTATTACGATGCCAAACTCTTAACGAGTATCGTTCAACGTTCATCGGCCATTCTGAGTACGCCAATCGATGAGCAGGGTGCGTATGAGATTGCGCGCCGAAGCCGGGGAACACCCCGTATTGCCAATAACCTGCTGCGCCGAACCCGCGATTTTGCGCAGGTAAGGGGTAATGGTTATATCAATGTGGAGATTGCTGAAATTGCGCTGAGTGCGCTTGAGGTCGATCAGAACGGGCTGGACGATATGGACAACCGGATTTTGACGACAATCATTGAGAAATTTAAGGGCGGCCCGGTTGGTATTACAACGATTGCAACGGCCTGTGGAGAAGAAGCTGAAACGATCGAGGAAGTATATGAGCCGTTTCTGATTCAGGAAGGTTTCCTGATGCGTACATCCCGTGGGCGTGAAGCGACCGAGAAGGCCTACATACACCTGGGCATCATGCCGCATTATAAGACGGGCGAGCTGTTTGGATAG
- a CDS encoding PKD domain-containing protein — MVTYIGRLSFIWFGAMLLLLAGRTTAWAQTTTGFKISGKTCVPDVECKADSVVFTDSVLTGVTTRVWNFGDGGTATTQKDSVEQHVYQTAGRYTVTLTRTVNGVTQTVSKSLQVYNRPQAFQNWRTDTTICKGETITLDPYAGSTQPNYNYLWYPKGDTTQSIQVDSSGCYSIEVIDPRTQCTYQDRINVDVCGEKKESQGVKWYFGGNAGLDFSGGGSPKPITDGKLNTIEGSSSIANSKGILLFYTDGITIYDKDGKPMKSLVPGDTTAVQIPLDGNKNSTQSALIVPKPTCRGCEYLYYVYTTSEIRGQKTLTYSVVDMRQNAGKGAIVEKNIPLSNKGTEQSASVRNDRDSTYWVITRQYGTNTFQIRHLTTSENPIVTTYTGGQVIDSLANAEGYIKIGPADTTGGNKGDRPMAVVIPGPPKNSVDLYTFNDSTGKMTFNRTLDLGAAPPKAYGVEFSPDGKSLYVTMLADTNSDGSLKGASYILKYDLTQKDSLLTGSKTVVDSSTTRQYGSIQIGPDGRIYVAIKGSSSLGTIENPNGGLLDSLIFNPVGQTLGGQTSQLGLPNLVANFNDQSSGPGFTYSDTCARQPTVFQGSPNCPKLKETYTWTFGDGSAPVSTTALQPQTHTYQQPGDYPVSFHIVTRTSSGGICKDTIIYDTLTILETPPDIKFGADTAICNKKGLTLDLKVQAKVYVWVVNGAVVSRQKTLKLDLPGFYHVIGLAANGECFKSDTIDVQIRPVPSLDLGPDTLFCYRTAVNLTVPQQTWKRFQWSNGGDTRTISVSKAGTYTVTAQSDPIDGAVCENSDTIRVSELPKLRVAAALTGPRACTSADGSIILTPSPAGDYQYDWTSSNGAVLAGTTNQQTGLPEGGYKISVTDTLHECKLDTAFTLKSSANQLALSPVVKDALCSIPNSGTISLNISGGTGVSYIWLDQNNNQVANTPVFDKAGQGLYNVQVTDANGCKAIEDSIKVGLDSAGFARLSPNQLKCVGQTVTLQPEDAQQPGNVYQWSTGASSPSIIVNQPGSYSLIVRNTQTGCVGRSSTQVSDRPAPAFSLPSEVVLCEGDQGKAQIIANGSTGLRYLWLNRNDTTRAITVTRAGQYQVVVTDPQGCTALGTSLALNKCEPRMNVPEAFTPNNDGVNDLLQVFSSYVTDYELRVYNRWGEVIFVANNPEQKWDGTYKGYLYPPMLYPYVIVYKSESFPERGKLVKRGSVLLIR, encoded by the coding sequence ATGGTAACTTATATTGGCCGTCTCAGTTTCATTTGGTTTGGGGCCATGCTACTCTTGCTGGCAGGGCGTACTACAGCCTGGGCGCAGACAACTACCGGTTTTAAAATCAGTGGTAAAACCTGCGTGCCTGATGTAGAATGTAAAGCCGATTCTGTCGTATTTACAGATAGTGTATTAACGGGTGTAACGACCCGCGTGTGGAATTTTGGTGATGGCGGTACAGCTACGACACAAAAAGATTCAGTTGAGCAACATGTCTATCAGACAGCGGGGAGATATACCGTTACGCTGACCCGAACAGTCAATGGTGTTACACAGACAGTATCAAAAAGTCTTCAGGTATATAACCGGCCTCAGGCTTTTCAGAACTGGCGGACTGATACAACCATCTGTAAAGGCGAAACGATTACACTTGACCCGTATGCGGGTAGTACGCAACCTAACTACAATTACCTGTGGTACCCGAAAGGAGACACAACTCAAAGTATTCAGGTTGATAGTTCAGGATGTTACTCAATAGAAGTAATTGATCCAAGAACGCAGTGTACCTATCAGGATCGTATTAATGTCGATGTCTGCGGAGAGAAAAAAGAGTCGCAGGGGGTTAAATGGTATTTTGGTGGAAATGCCGGACTTGACTTTAGCGGGGGCGGGTCTCCTAAGCCGATTACGGACGGTAAATTGAATACGATTGAAGGTTCATCGTCTATTGCCAATTCAAAAGGTATTCTGTTATTCTATACCGATGGGATAACAATCTATGACAAAGACGGCAAACCGATGAAGTCGCTCGTGCCGGGTGATACAACGGCCGTGCAGATTCCGCTGGATGGTAATAAAAACTCTACGCAATCGGCCCTGATTGTGCCTAAACCTACCTGCCGTGGGTGTGAGTACCTCTACTACGTATACACAACCTCTGAGATACGTGGGCAGAAAACACTGACCTACAGCGTTGTTGATATGCGTCAGAATGCTGGTAAAGGCGCTATTGTCGAGAAGAACATACCATTATCGAATAAAGGTACGGAACAGTCGGCATCGGTTCGGAACGATCGGGACTCTACCTACTGGGTCATTACCCGGCAATATGGCACCAATACGTTCCAGATCCGGCACCTGACAACCAGCGAAAATCCCATTGTAACAACCTATACAGGTGGGCAGGTCATAGATTCACTGGCAAATGCTGAGGGGTATATCAAGATTGGCCCGGCTGATACGACGGGTGGCAATAAGGGTGATCGTCCTATGGCGGTAGTTATTCCCGGCCCGCCGAAAAACTCGGTCGATCTATACACCTTCAACGATTCAACGGGGAAAATGACCTTTAACCGAACGCTTGATCTGGGGGCTGCCCCACCCAAAGCATACGGTGTCGAGTTTTCGCCCGATGGAAAGAGCCTATATGTAACGATGCTGGCCGATACGAACTCGGATGGGAGCCTGAAAGGGGCATCATATATTTTAAAGTATGACCTGACTCAGAAAGATTCGCTCTTAACGGGCTCCAAAACAGTGGTGGATAGCAGTACGACCCGCCAGTATGGGTCCATTCAGATTGGGCCGGATGGGCGAATATACGTGGCAATCAAGGGCAGTAGTTCGCTGGGAACGATCGAAAATCCGAATGGAGGATTACTCGATAGCCTCATATTTAATCCCGTAGGGCAAACGTTGGGCGGGCAAACGAGCCAATTAGGGTTACCGAACCTGGTCGCCAACTTCAACGATCAGTCGAGCGGACCTGGTTTCACGTATTCCGACACCTGCGCCCGGCAGCCAACAGTATTTCAGGGAAGCCCGAACTGTCCTAAGTTAAAGGAAACATACACCTGGACTTTTGGTGATGGCAGCGCTCCGGTTTCCACAACCGCACTGCAACCCCAAACGCATACCTACCAGCAACCCGGCGACTATCCGGTAAGTTTTCATATCGTCACAAGAACGAGTTCCGGTGGTATTTGTAAGGATACGATCATTTACGATACGCTCACTATTCTTGAAACACCGCCTGACATAAAATTTGGGGCCGATACGGCAATATGTAACAAAAAAGGACTGACGCTGGACCTGAAAGTACAGGCCAAGGTATATGTCTGGGTGGTGAATGGGGCTGTTGTCAGTCGACAAAAAACACTGAAGTTAGATTTGCCTGGTTTTTATCATGTAATCGGTTTAGCGGCCAACGGCGAGTGTTTCAAAAGCGATACCATTGATGTGCAGATAAGGCCAGTACCATCGCTCGATCTTGGACCCGATACATTATTCTGCTACCGAACGGCCGTCAACCTGACCGTTCCACAACAGACCTGGAAACGTTTTCAGTGGAGCAATGGTGGCGATACACGAACGATTTCAGTATCAAAGGCAGGTACATACACGGTAACAGCACAGTCGGACCCAATTGACGGAGCCGTTTGTGAGAACTCTGATACGATTCGCGTCAGTGAACTTCCGAAATTAAGAGTAGCAGCAGCACTAACAGGGCCTAGAGCCTGTACATCCGCTGACGGATCGATCATACTTACACCTAGCCCGGCCGGAGACTACCAGTATGACTGGACGAGCTCAAATGGTGCCGTTCTGGCGGGTACAACCAATCAGCAAACCGGGCTACCCGAGGGTGGTTATAAGATCAGCGTAACAGACACCCTCCATGAATGTAAGCTGGATACGGCGTTTACACTAAAATCATCGGCCAATCAGTTAGCGCTTTCGCCCGTTGTTAAAGACGCGCTGTGTAGCATACCGAATAGCGGTACAATCAGTTTGAACATATCCGGTGGTACAGGAGTGAGCTATATCTGGTTGGATCAGAACAACAATCAAGTGGCAAACACGCCCGTGTTCGATAAGGCAGGGCAGGGTTTATACAACGTGCAGGTGACGGATGCCAATGGTTGTAAAGCCATTGAAGACAGCATCAAGGTTGGTCTTGACAGCGCAGGATTTGCCCGATTAAGTCCGAACCAGTTGAAATGCGTTGGGCAAACGGTTACGCTGCAACCAGAAGATGCGCAACAGCCGGGTAATGTATACCAGTGGAGTACCGGGGCGTCGTCGCCATCGATCATCGTCAACCAGCCCGGCTCATACAGCCTGATTGTTCGCAATACGCAAACCGGCTGCGTTGGCCGTAGTAGCACCCAGGTATCCGATCGGCCGGCACCTGCTTTCTCACTGCCTAGCGAGGTTGTACTTTGTGAGGGCGATCAGGGTAAGGCACAGATTATTGCGAATGGGTCTACCGGATTACGCTATTTATGGCTAAACCGCAATGATACTACCCGAGCGATTACCGTTACCAGGGCGGGCCAGTATCAGGTAGTAGTGACTGATCCACAGGGTTGTACAGCCCTTGGTACATCGCTGGCGCTCAACAAGTGTGAGCCAAGGATGAACGTTCCGGAAGCATTCACGCCCAATAACGACGGAGTCAATGATTTGCTGCAAGTGTTCTCCTCTTACGTAACGGACTATGAACTCCGGGTGTATAACCGATGGGGCGAAGTGATCTTTGTTGCCAATAATCCTGAGCAGAAATGGGATGGAACATACAAAGGATATCTCTATCCGCCCATGTTATATCCCTACGTTATTGTCTATAAAAGTGAGTCGTTTCCGGAGCGTGGAAAACTCGTAAAACGAGGTTCCGTACTGCTGATCAGATAG
- a CDS encoding PorP/SprF family type IX secretion system membrane protein, giving the protein MSKKYVLAVLALAFSQLAFAQDPQFTQFYAAPLYLNPAFAGSALAPRITANYRNQWPAITNYVTTMVGLDHYFDRFNSGVGLLIQNDNQGQGRIQSTEIGLQYSYQLQVSESSFVRFGLQGSYVNRNVNYFGLTTGDQFTDQGFISGSVSQDPTLLAGSPKNKYLDFSTGALFYSDWFWVGAAAHHINRPDQGFFVSGQNRLPIKGSFQAGLRIPLGGFTGLADEQDREISFSPVILYKFQGKYDQLDIGAYLTYSPLTIGAYYRGIPFKRYEQTINNHDAVALLAGWRMEKFSIGYSYDFTVSTLGNSGGSHELSLSYIFEKPEGRRSGVRKRDKKLPCPKF; this is encoded by the coding sequence ATGAGTAAGAAATACGTATTGGCGGTTTTGGCGTTGGCTTTCAGCCAACTGGCCTTCGCGCAGGATCCGCAGTTCACCCAGTTTTATGCCGCTCCTCTTTATCTGAACCCCGCTTTTGCCGGTTCAGCCTTGGCACCACGCATTACGGCTAATTACCGAAATCAATGGCCCGCCATTACCAACTATGTGACCACAATGGTTGGTCTGGACCATTATTTCGACCGATTTAATAGCGGTGTAGGCCTTTTAATTCAGAATGATAATCAGGGTCAAGGTAGGATTCAATCTACCGAAATAGGGTTGCAATACTCATACCAGCTTCAGGTCAGTGAATCGTCTTTTGTTCGATTTGGCCTACAGGGGTCGTATGTTAATCGGAATGTTAACTATTTTGGCTTAACGACTGGCGATCAGTTTACTGACCAGGGTTTTATCAGCGGTAGCGTTTCGCAGGACCCTACTTTACTGGCAGGATCACCTAAAAATAAATATCTTGATTTTTCGACCGGCGCGTTATTCTACTCAGACTGGTTCTGGGTCGGTGCAGCGGCTCACCATATCAACCGGCCTGACCAGGGATTTTTTGTCAGTGGACAGAATCGCCTGCCTATAAAAGGGAGCTTTCAGGCTGGATTACGCATTCCTCTGGGTGGTTTTACCGGGCTAGCCGATGAACAGGATCGCGAAATCAGTTTCTCGCCCGTTATCCTCTACAAATTTCAGGGTAAATACGACCAGCTGGATATTGGTGCCTACCTAACCTACTCGCCTTTAACGATAGGGGCCTATTATCGGGGTATTCCGTTCAAGCGATACGAACAAACCATCAATAACCACGATGCGGTGGCACTGCTGGCTGGCTGGCGCATGGAAAAGTTTTCGATTGGTTATAGCTACGATTTCACCGTTTCGACGCTTGGCAATAGCGGTGGCTCACACGAATTATCGCTGTCCTACATCTTCGAAAAGCCAGAAGGTCGCCGGTCGGGTGTCAGAAAACGGGATAAAAAGCTTCCCTGTCCGAAATTTTAA
- a CDS encoding aspartate kinase translates to MKVFKFGGASVKDAAGVQNLAEIVRTQGKNAVVVVSAMGKTTNALEDLVRAYINPRPGQIQARLQTIRSYHESIIHGLTGNFTSVYQTLETLEAYLKQPFTGLYDEVYDQIVSLGEIMSTQIVAAYLANTGIATRWTDARQLIATDVTFREGRVDWEETNRRINNTVTTAAVTVTQGFIGQSPDGRTTTLGREGSDYTAAIFAYCLNAESVTIWKDVPGVLNADPKWFDQTVLLEKITYQDAIELAYYGATVIHPKTIKPLQNKGIPLYVRSFVKPDAPGTVIGHYERHLLIPSFIFKINQVLISLHPNDFSFIAEDNLSRIFGRFAQAGIKINLMQNTAISFSVVVDNNQDRIPELLGQLRQDFRVSYNDGLELITIRYYDQSTIDRVLVNKKLLLEQKSRYTVQLVVKDLG, encoded by the coding sequence ATGAAAGTATTCAAGTTTGGTGGAGCATCGGTAAAAGACGCAGCAGGTGTGCAGAATCTGGCCGAAATCGTTCGGACACAGGGAAAAAACGCTGTAGTAGTCGTGTCGGCTATGGGAAAAACGACAAATGCACTTGAAGACCTGGTGCGTGCTTATATAAACCCCAGGCCCGGCCAAATTCAGGCTCGACTGCAAACGATTCGCTCCTACCACGAGAGCATTATACATGGGCTAACGGGTAATTTCACCAGCGTCTATCAAACCCTTGAAACCCTGGAAGCTTACCTAAAACAGCCTTTCACTGGTCTGTATGACGAAGTTTATGACCAGATTGTTTCGTTGGGTGAAATCATGTCGACCCAGATTGTGGCGGCTTATTTAGCCAATACAGGCATAGCAACCCGCTGGACGGATGCCCGCCAGCTGATTGCTACTGATGTAACATTTCGGGAGGGGCGGGTAGACTGGGAGGAAACAAATCGACGTATAAATAATACCGTAACCACAGCTGCTGTAACGGTAACACAAGGGTTCATCGGCCAGTCACCCGATGGTCGGACAACTACGCTTGGGCGTGAAGGTTCGGATTATACGGCCGCCATTTTTGCCTATTGCCTCAACGCCGAAAGCGTTACGATCTGGAAGGATGTGCCCGGCGTTCTGAATGCCGATCCTAAATGGTTTGATCAGACTGTTTTATTAGAAAAGATAACCTATCAGGATGCTATTGAACTGGCTTACTACGGTGCTACGGTTATTCACCCTAAAACCATCAAGCCTTTACAGAACAAAGGCATCCCATTATACGTACGGTCGTTCGTAAAGCCCGATGCACCCGGAACGGTTATTGGTCATTACGAGCGCCACCTGTTGATTCCATCATTTATTTTTAAGATCAATCAGGTTCTGATTTCATTACATCCCAATGATTTTTCGTTCATCGCAGAAGATAATCTGAGTCGAATTTTTGGGCGGTTTGCTCAGGCAGGCATTAAAATCAACCTTATGCAGAATACGGCAATCAGCTTTTCGGTCGTCGTTGATAATAATCAGGACCGTATTCCTGAACTGCTGGGTCAGTTAAGACAGGATTTCCGGGTCAGCTACAACGATGGTTTAGAACTGATCACCATTCGCTACTATGACCAGAGTACCATTGACCGGGTACTGGTCAACAAAAAGCTGCTGCTGGAACAAAAAAGCCGCTACACTGTGCAGCTAGTTGTGAAAGATTTGGGGTAG